In Oryza sativa Japonica Group chromosome 3, ASM3414082v1, one DNA window encodes the following:
- the LOC4333528 gene encoding organic cation/carnitine transporter 7, whose product METYTTDEALEFMGFGKFQLLVLAYAGMGWVVESMEIMLLSFVGPLVREEWNISAENESLLSSVVFAGMLIGASGWGFVSDKYGRRICLLFSTLFASGMGFLSAFSPNYSCLLALRFLVGIGVGGAHVFTSWFLEFVPAQNRGTWMVIFSCFWTIGTILEASLAWVVISVLSWRWLLALTALPCSLLIPFFGTTPESPRYLCGQNRTSDAMLVLERIAITNQAALPPGVLIYHQEAKVDHSDLTSEKEDLLPVSEKECTFDNAMSFKYGGGIAALLRLLSRKLLRSTLLLWFAFFANSFAYYGLVLLTAQLSDANRSCTSGQTNVVPQKDVNLYKDTFITSLAEVPGLILSAVLVDWFGRKASMWFMLFTCCAFIGPLVLQQNELLTTVLLFGARAVAMGSFTVLCLYAPEVYPTSARSTGVGIATAIGRIGGVVCPLVAVGMLRSCHQMEAILVFELVLFLAGVACFLFPIETKGRGMD is encoded by the exons ATGGAAACATACACTACGGATGAAGCGCTTGAATTCATGGGGTTTGGGAAATTCCAACTACTTGTGCTTGCATATGCAGGCATGGGTTGGGTCGTAGAGTCCATGGAAATTATGCTATTGTCATTTGTTGGGCCACTGGTGCGGGAGGAATGGAACATTTCTGCTGAAAATGAGAGTCTGCTCTCAAGTGTAGTGTTTGCTGGTATGCTAATAGGAGCTTCTGGTTGGGGTTTTGTGTCTGACAAATATGGAAGAAG GATTTGCTTACTATTTTCAACCCTGTTTGCCAGTGGAATGGGTTTTCTAAGTGCTTTCTCTCCTAATTATTCATGCTTGCTGGCTCTACGTTTTCTCGTTGGCATAGGAGTGGGTGGTGCACATGTGTTTACATCTTGGTTTTTGGAGTTTGTTCCTGCACAAAATCGTGGCACTTGGATGGTTATTTTTTCCTGTTTCTGGACTATTGGCACCATCTTGGAGGCTTCACTTGCATGG GTTGTTATATCAGTATTGAGTTGGAGGTGGTTGCTAGCATTGACTGCACTTCCATGCTCTCTCTTGATTCCATTCTTTGGAACTACACCTGAGTCACCGCGCTATTTATGTGGGCAAAATAGAACATCTGATGCAATGCTTGTCCTGGAGAGAATTGCTATAACAAACCAAGCAGCTCTTCCTCCTGGAGTTCTCATATACCATCaggaagcaaaagttgaccACAGTGATCTTACTTCTGAGAAAGAAGATCTCCTCCCAGTCAGCGAGAAGGAATGCACATTTGACAATGCCATGAGCTTCAAATATGGTGGTGGCATTGCTGCATTGCTCAGGCTATTGTCACGCAAATTGCTAAGATCAACTCTTCTTCTTTGGTTTGCTTTCTTCGCAAATTCATTTGCTTATTATGGGCTAGTATTGTTGACCGCACAACTAAGCGATGCAAATAGAAGCTGCACATCTGGGCAAACAAATGTAGTGCCACAGAAAGATGTTAACCTTTACAAAGATACATTCATTACTAGTTTAGCAG AGGTTCCTGGCCTGATTTTATCTGCTGTTCTTGTTGATTGGTTTGGCCGAAAAGCTTCGATGTGGTTCATGTTATTCACATGCTGTGCTTTCATCGGACCACTTGTGCTTCAGCAGAATGAGCTGTTGACAACTGTCCTTCTATTTGGTGCCCGCGCCGTTGCCATGGGTAGCTTCACAGTTTTATGTTTATATGCCCCAGAG GTTTATCCAACATCTGCGCGCTCAACCGGTGTTGGCATCGCTACCGCTATTGGCAGAATCGGTGGGGTTGTTTGCCCTCTTGTCGCCGTTGGCATGTTGAGAAGCTGCCACCAGATGGAAGCCATCCTTGTTTTTGAGCTGGTTTTATTCCTTGCTGGAGTTGCTTGCTTTCTCTTCCCTATTGAGACTAAAGGGCGTGGAATGGATTGA
- the LOC4333525 gene encoding serine/threonine-protein kinase-like protein CR4 precursor has product MDIVPVVALCCCLVLLPSWAYGLGSMASIAVSYGEDGPVFCGLNSDGSHLVTCFGADASVVYGAPSRIPFVGVTAGDGFACGLLLDTNQPYCWGSNSYVKIGVPQPMVEGAMYSELSAGDNHLCALRTSVKGFHSVNGDTSVIDCWGYNMTATHTVTGAVSAISAGSVFNCGLFARNRTVFCWGDESVSGVIGLAPRNVRFQSIGAGGYHVCGVLENAQVFCWGRSLEMQQMSTPSSTDDGDVNIVPMDAMVSVVGGRFHACGIRSLDHQVACWGFTLQNSTLAPKGLRVYAIVAGDYFTCGVPAETSLKPMCWGHSGPLALPMAVSPGICVSDSCSHGYYEYANHGEVGSGSKTCKPANSRLCLPCSVGCPDDSYESSPCNATADRVCQFDCSKCASDECVSFCLSQKRTKNRKFMAFQLRIFVAEIAFAVILVFSVTAIACLYVRYKLRHCQCSKNELRLAKNTTYSFRKDNMKIQPDVEDLKIRRAQEFSYEELEQATGGFSEDSQVGKGSFSCVFKGILRDGTVVAVKRAIKASDVKKSSKEFHTELDLLSRLNHAHLLNLLGYCEDGSERLLVYEFMAHGSLYQHLHGKDPNLKKRLNWARRVTIAVQAARGIEYLHGYACPPVIHRDIKSSNILIDEDHNARVADFGLSILGPADSGTPLSELPAGTLGYLDPEYYRLHYLTTKSDVYSFGVVLLEILSGRKAIDMQFEEGNIVEWAVPLIKAGDISALLDPVLSPPSDLEALKKIAAVACKCVRMRAKDRPSMDKVTTALERALALLMGSPCIEQPILPTEVVLGSSRMHKKVSQRSSNHSCSENDLVDGDDQRIEYRAPSWITFPSVTSSQRRKSSASEADMDGRTTTDGRNVGSSIGDGLRSLEEEISPASPQENLYLQHNF; this is encoded by the coding sequence ATGGACATTGTGCCTGTTGTAGCATTGTGCTGCTGCCTGGTCTTGCTGCCCAGTTGGGCCTATGGCCTTGGATCCATGGCGTCCATCGCCGTGTCCTACGGCGAGGACGGCCCCGTGTTCTGCGGGCTCAACTCGGATGGTTCTCACTTGGTCACCTGCTTCGGCGCGGATGCCTCCGTTGTGTACGGTGCCCCCAGCAGGATCCCGTTCGTAGGGGTTACTGCGGGGGATGGGTTTGCCTGTGGCCTATTGCTCGACACCAATCAGCCTTACTGCTGGGGGAGCAACTCCTATGTCAAGATTGGTGTGCCGCAGCCGATGGTCGAGGGAGCCATGTACTCGGAGCTCAGTGCAGGAGACAACCACCTTTGTGCCCTACGAACATCTGTCAAGGGGTTTCACAGCGTGAATGGAGATACATCGGTGATTGATTGCTGGGGATACAACATGACCGCCACACATACCGTCACCGGAGCTGTATCGGCCATTTCAGCTGGTTCTGTGTTCAATTGTGGCTTATTTGCACGGAACAGGACGGTTTTCTGCTGGGGCGATGAATCGGTTAGTGGTGTCATTGGGCTAGCTCCGAGGAATGTGCGGTTCCAGTCTATAGGAGCAGGTGGTTACCATGTCTGCGGGGTGCTGGAGAATGCGCAGGTATTCTGCTGGGGTAGGAGCTTGGAGATGCAGCAGATGTCAACACCCAGTTCTACTGATGATGGTGATGTGAACATAGTTCCGATGGATGCAATGGTCTCCGTGGTCGGTGGGCGGTTCCATGCTTGTGGCATCAGGAGTCTTGATCACCAAGTGGCTTGCTGGGGCTTCACACTTCAGAACAGTACACTTGCACCAAAAGGGCTCAGAGTTTATGCAATTGTGGCTGGAGATTACTTCACTTGTGGGGTGCCGGCCGAGACATCGTTGAAGCCAATGTGCTGGGGGCATAGTGGCCCATTAGCACTACCAATGGCGGTATCCCCTGGGATTTGTGTATCTGATTCATGCAGCCATGGCTACTATGAATACGCAAACCATGGTGAAGTTGGCAGTGGTAGCAAGACATGTAAACCTGCAAATTCTAGACTCTGCTTGCCCTGCAGTGTTGGTTGCCCAGATGACTCATATGAGTCATCACCTTGCAATGCCACAGCTGACCGTGTTTGCCAGTTTGATTGCTCAAAGTGTGCCTCAGATGAGTGCGTGTCATTTTGTTTGTCCCAGAAACGGACCAAGAACCGCAAGTTCATGGCTTTTCAGCTGCGTATTTTTGTGGCAGAGATTGCATTTGCCGTCATATTGGTGTTCAGTGTGACCGCTATTGCTTGCCTGTATGTCCGGTACAAACTTCGACATTGCCAGTGTTCAAAGAATGAGTTGAGGCTGGCAAAGAATACAACATATTCTTTCCggaaggacaacatgaagatTCAGCCTGATGTAGAGGACTTGAAGATCAGGAGAGCTCAGGAATTCTCATACGAGGAGTTAGAGCAAGCAACAGGGGGCTTCTCAGAGGATTCACAAGTTGGCAAAGGCAGCTTTTCATGTGTGTTCAAGGGCATTCTGAGGGATGGTACAGTTGTTGCCGTGAAGCGTGCAATTAAGGCATCAGATGTGAAGAAGAGCTCAAAAGAGTTCCATACCGAGCTTGACCTCCTCTCCAGGCTCAACCATGCGCACTTGCTGAACCTGCTTGGCTATTGTGAGGATGGCAGCGAGAGGCTCTTGGTTTATGAGTTCATGGCTCATGGATCCCTCTATCAGCATCTTCATGGCAAGGATCCGAACTTGAAGAAGAGACTGAATTGGGCCAGGCGGGTCACTATTGCTGTCCAAGCTGCTCGGGGGATCGAGTACTTGCATGGCTATGCTTGCCCACCAGTAATTCACCGAGACATCAAGTCCTCAAACATACTGATAGATGAGGATCACAATGCGCGTGTCGCTGACTTTGGTCTATCTATATTGGGCCCAGCAGATAGTGGTACCCCACTATCAGAGCTGCCTGCAGGGACACTTGGCTACCTTGATCCTGAGTACTACCGTCTGCATTACTTGACAACAAAATCTGATGTGTATAGCTTCGGAGTTGTTCTTCTAGAGATCCTAAGTGGCAGGAAAGCTATTGACATGCAGTTTGAGGAAGGAAACATTGTTGAATGGGCAGTACCATTGATCAAAGCTGGAGACATTTCTGCCCTTCTTGATCCTGTCTTATCTCCTCCCTCTGATCTTGAGGCTCTCAAGAAGATCGCTGCTGTGGCATGCAAGTGTGTCAGAATGCGAGCCAAAGACCGCCCTTCCATGGATAAGGTAACAACAGCTCTAGAGCGTGCCCTTGCACTGCTGATGGGTAGCCCGTGCATTGAGCAACCTATTCTGCCAACTGAGGTTGTTCTTGGGAGTAGCAGGATGCACAAGAAGGTATCGCAGAGGTCATCTAACCATTCGTGCTCCGAGAATGATCTCGTTGACGGGGATGATCAGCGGATTGAGTACAGAGCACCATCTTGGATAACATTTCCAAGTGTGACTTCATCTCAGAGGAGGAAATCCTCGGCATCTGAAGCTGACATGGATGGACGAACAACCACAGATGGAAGGAACGTTGGGAGCAGCATAGGTGATGGATTGCGGTCGCTGGAGGAAGAAATTAGCCCGGCCTCACCGCAGGAAAACCTGTACTTGCAGCACAACTTCTGA
- the LOC4333526 gene encoding protein NETWORKED 1A — protein MEETSPTNMRRKYSWWWNSHICPKNSKWLQENLTDMDSKIKMMIKIIEEDAESFAKRAEMYYRRRPELMALLEELYRAYRALAERYDHAAGELRQAHRKIAEVFPEQVLVDLDDDLPAETASIETEMDNPDMAPYFLSFINASDSKKQAKDNQDNERLQKELESLSEENKDLKSRISSLLEQTNKAELEVVCLKEALAQQNTEKEAIVLQCQQSTARLQNLKSEILHTQEKFNRLKEEMQSGFQPFTTADERSVLLEKANQEMNLELNKLKHMLKQKHEELNEKQAELEKLNISTEEEHLKCMQAEMAQLSLEKQLILAQDKMRLLALEKQIEVSKAKDTETEKVMLEKELEKIQKESTSLNDQIHSSSSMIIRLQDEIITMKNAQRRLEEDVCRHVDEKKTLQNELCHLKEDRSDLDKKHSSIKEQIQAVDLNVESLQALVQELKDGNVELKGIIRNHESTEVLHIENLRRLERMSEKNSYLEKSLSAVTTELEVLREKKAELEESCKHLSSKISSHQSERAVLVAQIEAISQTMAELFEKNVFLENSLSDANAELESLRGKLKELEESSEALYSQNSALQHEKSTLACQVDRISDTLQNLEAHYAELEKRHSDLQEEKGSVLDEVIKLQEQIRFERKEHNDLEHSRKSQLDALHEKINVLSQEGWNREEQLEEEEQNIVKAQTEIFIWKQCLEDIADANSDFLAQLKMKQEVCQVLEEKMEYLSENNQKLTKCIGSVLKVLHLEEKYESLDQMKLDSIVHLILHEINCLLNTISDAQDVKQNELVEKSLVVTLLEHFGQEVADLRSERNTLKQEQQAKSEELLQLQREKQELVNITDEFWEEVETRNRKVDELRAEAKFLVGQLSELQGSRRSLQSEIIKLIQENSMLSDELCDSREKERVFEDDFSILISEVMSKDILSVVFRSLHEERTLQLVSLHSDFAQLQAAGSELYQDIKMMNMKLGDLEKESNECNKELSRTISICNSTSTENAIGSGYPVGRDTDHLNSGRSQLEYHVNMETGEIEVDMAGLEKSNEMLQEEVHKMQSEMEVLTSKENSAIDIKSCDEDIKRLLANMQMAIVNAALFKEKVLELIITCESFEISSMVQKEVLKEEITRRNSYVDELKDKLNAVEIENRRLKVDLNGDFTVLGSLQNEVSALEKQTLSLANDCLQSNKLRMEENALSTQVLKTNMRSSGDQNTVRTVKDMELQKLHGTIKALQKVVTDTAVLLDQERLDFNANLQEARKQIEVLKLKEILDDDLIEMNYEQMLKDIQLDLIQISSGNKTGSLGQANKTVAQANEKMLDSHGIVGASSSHVRNDLRPPQSESFERDNYKRPPSELMVVKELSIDKQELPRSITTEPHQEWKNKVIERLASDAQRLNALQSSIQELKTNTEASEGLELESVRYQIREAEGFITQLIDSNGKLSKKAEEFTSEDGLDGDNIDLRSRHQRKIMERARKMAEKIGRLEVEMQKVQEALLKYEEQTSTRTSKTMHRRSKVQLVDFLYGRRRDSRKQQRCSPCGCMKANAIDD, from the exons ATGGAAGAAACATCACCAACCAATATGAGGCGCAAATATTCATGGTGGTGGAACAGTCATATCTGCCCGAAGAATTCAAAATGGCTTCAAGAAAATCTGACAG ACATGGATAGCAAAATCAAGATGATGATCAAGATCATTGAAGAAGATGCTGAATCATTTGCAAAAAGAGCAGAAATGTACTACCGAAGGCGTCCTGAGCTGATGGCCTTGCTTGAGGAGTTGTACCGTGCATACCGAGCTTTAGCAGAAAGATATGATCATGCAGCTGGCGAACTCCGACAGGCCCATCGTAAGATAGCAGAAGTATTTCCTGAGCAGGTTCTGGTGGACTTGGATGATGATCTCCCAGCTGAAACTGCTTCTATCGAAACTGAGATGGACAATCCAGACATGGCTCCATATTTCCTTTCTTTCATCAATGCTAGTGATTCAAAAAAGCAAGCTAAAG ACAACCAGGATAACGAGAGGCTGCAGAAGGAACTAGAAAGTTTATCAGAGGAAAACAAAGACCTGAAGAGTAGAATTTCATCATTGTTAGAGCAGACTAACAAGGCTGAGTTGGAGGTTGTTTGCCTCAAGGAGGCACTTGCACAACAAAATACAGAGAAAGAAGCCATAGTTTTGCAATGCCAACAATCGACTGCTAGATTACAGAACCTCAAGTCCGAAATATTGCATACACAGGAGAAGTTCAACAGACTGAAAGAGGAAATGCAAAGTGGATTTCAACCTTTTACCACAGCTGACGAACGTTCCGTACTTCTTGAAAAAGCAAACCAGGAGATGAATTTGGAGCTGAATAAGCTGAAACATATGTTGAAACAGAAGCATGAAGAGCTAAACGAGAAGCAAGCTGAGTTGGAAAAGCTTAACATCTCTACAGAGGAGGAGCATCTCAAGTGCATGCAAGCAGAAATGGCTCAGCTCTCTTTGGAGAAGCAACTAATACTTGCTCAGGACAAAATGAGGCTTTTGGCTCTTGAGAAGCAGATTGAAGTAAGCAAGGCAAAGGACACTGAAACAGAAAAGGTTATGCTTGAGAAAGAATTGGAGAAAATTCAAAAAGAGAGCACAAGTTTGAATGATCAAATTCACTCTTCCTCGTCCATGATAATTCGCCTGCAGGACGAGATAATTACGATGAAGAATGCACAGCGGAGACTCGAGGAAGATGTTTGCCGGCATGTTGATGAAAAGAAGACACTTCAAAATGAGCTTTGTCACCTTAAGGAGGATAGGAGTGACTTGGACAAGAAACACTCTTCAATCAAGGAGCAAATACAGGCTGTGGACTTGAATGTAGAATCACTACAAGCACTCGTACAAGAATTGAAGGATGGTAATGTTGAGTTGAAAGGGATTATAAGAAACCATGAGAGCACAGAAGTTCTGCATATCGAGAACCTAAGGCGTTTGGAGAGGATGTCAGAGAAGAACTCATATTTGGAGAAGTCTTTGTCAGCTGTGACTACTGAACTCGAAGTTTTGAGGGAAAAGAAGGCAGAACTGGAAGAATCATGCAAGCACCTTAGCTCCAAGATTTCCAGTCATCAGTCTGAGCGAGCTGTGCTTGTTGCACAAATCGAGGCAATTTCTCAGACTATGGCAGAGCTATTTGAGAAGAATGTCTTTCTAGAGAATTCATTATCTGATGCTAATGCTGAACTCGAAAGCTTAAGAGGGAAATTAAAAGAGCTAGAAGAATCTTCAGAGGCATTGTATAGTCAGAATTCTGCACTTCAACATGAGAAGAGTACTCTTGCTTGTCAG GTTGATAGAATCAGTGATACCCTGCAGAATTTGGAAGCACATTATGCAGAGCTAGAAAAGCGGCACTCTGATCTACAAGAAGAGAAAGGCTCAGTGCTTGACGAGGTGATCAAGTTACAGGAACAGATAAGATTTGAGAGGAAGGAGCACAATGATCTTGAGCACTCTAGAAAGTCTCAATTGGATGCTCTACACGAGAAAATCAACGTACTGTCGCAAGAAGGTTGGAATAGAGAGGAACAGCTTGAAGAGGAGGAACAAAACATTGTAAAAGCTCAGACAGAAATCTTCATCTGGAAGCAGTGTTTGGAAGACATTGCAGATGCAAATTCAGACTTCTTAGCACAACTAAAAATGAAGCAAGAAGTATGTCAGGTTCTGGAGGAGAAAATGGAGTACTTATCGGAGAATAATCAGAAGCTAACTAAATGTATTGGTTCGGTGTTGAAAGTCTTGCATTTGGAGGAGAAGTATGAATCCTTAGACCAAATGAAGCTTGATAGCATTGTGCATCTCATCTTGCATGAGATCAACTGCCTACTGAACACTATATCTGATGCTCAGGATGTGAAACAGAATGAACTTGTTGAGAAGTCACTCGTTGTCACACTCTTGGAACACTTTGGACAAGAGGTGGCTGATCTAAGGTCAGAGCGAAACACCCTGAAGCAAGAGCAGCAAGCAAAGAGCGAGGAATTGCTCCAGCTTCAGAGAGAAAAACAAGAACTTGTGAATATCACTGATGAGTTCTGGGAAGAAGTGGAGACTCGTAATCGCAAAGTGGATGAGCTAAGGGCAGAAGCAAAGTTCTTGGTCGGACAGTTGTCAGAACTGCAAGGGTCTCGGAGGTCATTGCAAAGTGAGATTATCAAGCTTATTCAAGAAAACTCAATGCTATCCGATGAACTATGTGATtccagagagaaagagagggtttTCGAAGATGATTTTAGCATTCTGATCAGTGAGGTAATGAGCAAAGATATCCTTTCTGTGGTCTTTAGAAGCCTTCATGAAGAGAGGACATTGCAATTGGTGTCTTTGCATAGTGATTTTGCACAACTGCAAGCAGCAGGCAGTGAGCTTTATCAGGACATCAAAATGATGAACATGAAGCTTGGGGATTTAGAAAAAGAAAGTAATGAGTGCAACAAAGAACTCAGTAGAACCATCAGTATTTGTAATTCGACTAGTACAGAAAATGCTATAGGAAGTGGATATCCAGTGGGAAGGGACACCGATCACCTGAATTCTGGAAGGAGCCAACTGGAGTACCATGTAAACATGGAAACGGGTGAGATAGAGGTTGACATGGCTGGCCTTGAGAAATCAAATGAAATGCTacaagaggaagtacataaaaTGCAGAGTGAAATGGAAGTTCTTACAAGCAAGGAGAACTCTGCAATTGACATCAAATCTTGTGATGAAGACATCAAAAGATTGCTGGCTAACATGCAAATGGCCATCGTGAATGCGGCTCTATTCAAGGAGAAGGTCCTTGAGCTCATAATAACATGTGAAAGTTTTGAGATAAGCAGTATGGTACAGAAGGAGGTGCTCAAGGAAGAGATCACCCGTAGGAACTCATATGTAGATGAGCTGAAGGACAAGCTGAATGCTGTTGAGATTGAGAACAGAAGGCTGAAAGTTGATTTGAATGGAGATTTTACAGTGTTGGGGTCATTGCAGAATGAAGTCAGTGCCCTAGAGAAACAAACCTTATCCCTTGCCAATGATTGTTTGCAATCAAATAAGCTCAGGATGGAG GAAAATGCATTATCAACTCAGGTTTTGAAGACCAATATGAGATCGAGTGGTGATCAGAATACAGTACGGACAGTAAAAGACATGGAGCTGCAGAAATTGCATGGGACCATCAAAGCACTCCAGAAGGTGGTTACGGATACAGCCGTCCTTCTTGATCAAGAGAGGCTTGATTTCAATGCCAATCTGCAAGAAGCGAGGAAGCAGATTGAGGTGCTGAAGCTGAAGGAGATTTTGGATGATGACTTGATTGAAATGAATTATGAGCAAATGCTGAAAGACATTCAGCTTGACCTCATCCAAATTTCTTCTGGTAATAAAACCGGTTCCCTTGGTCAGGCCAATAAAACTGTAGCACAGGCAAATGAGAAGATGCTTGACTCTCATGGCATCGTTGGAGCTAGCAGTAGCCATGTACGCAATGATTTGAGACCGCCGCAAAGTGAGTCGTTTGAGAGGGACAATTACAAAAGGCCTCCCTCTGAACTGATGGTCGTGAAAGAACTCAGCATTGACAAGCAAGAGTTACCAAGGTCAATCACCACGGAGCCGCACCAAGAGTGGAAGAACAAGGTAATCGAAAGATTGGCTTCTGATGCACAAAGGCTCAATGCCCTCCAATCCAGTATTCAGGAGCTCAAAACAAACACAGAGGCATCAGAAGGGCTCGAGCTCGAGAGCGTTAGGTACCAAATAAGAGAAGCTGAGGGCTTCATCACTCAGCTGATCGATAGCAACGGTAAACTGTCCAAGAAGGCTGAGGAGTTCACATCTGAAGATGGTCTTGATGGGGACAACATTGACTTGAGGAGCAGACACCAGCGCAAGATCATGGAGCGTGCGAGGAAGATGGCGGAGAAGATTGGGAGGCTTGAGGTGGAAATGCAGAAGGTGCAGGAAGCTCTGCTGAAATACGAGGAGCAGACTAGCACAAGAACATCAAAAACCATGCACCGGCGATCGAAAGTGCAGCTGGTAGATTTTCTCTATGGTAGAAGGCGGGACAGTCGGAAGCAACAGCGATGTTCCCCATGTGGTTGCATGAAAGCAAATGCCATTGATGACTAA